The proteins below are encoded in one region of Deltaproteobacteria bacterium:
- a CDS encoding DUF167 domain-containing protein — MLYIKETEHGVIFHIHVVPRSSKCEVAGVRDDALKLKITAPPVEGQANTECIRFLSDILGIGKKQVSIVSGHKSKKKTIAIEGIRRKDIEDIISGLPLFQKMSKD; from the coding sequence ATGCTTTACATTAAAGAAACGGAGCATGGAGTCATTTTCCATATCCATGTTGTTCCGAGGTCATCAAAATGCGAGGTTGCCGGTGTCCGGGATGACGCGTTGAAGCTTAAAATCACAGCCCCACCCGTGGAAGGACAGGCGAATACGGAGTGTATCAGGTTCCTGTCTGATATTCTGGGTATCGGGAAAAAACAAGTATCCATCGTAAGCGGCCATAAATCAAAGAAGAAAACGATTGCCATAGAGGGCATAAGAAGGAAAGATATTGAAGATATTATATCAGGATTGCCGCTTTTTCAGAAAATGAGCAAG
- a CDS encoding YggT family protein: protein MFVLGNFIVGLAKIIDIVLSIYMWIIIARAIISWVNPDPYNQIVQFLYRVTEPVMAPVRRWLPLRGMGIDFSPIVIILAIIFLQSFLVKSMIELAVYFR from the coding sequence ATGTTTGTACTGGGAAACTTTATTGTTGGATTGGCAAAAATCATTGACATCGTACTATCCATTTATATGTGGATCATTATCGCCAGAGCCATCATCTCCTGGGTAAACCCCGATCCTTATAATCAGATCGTTCAGTTTCTCTATCGGGTGACGGAACCCGTTATGGCGCCCGTGAGAAGATGGCTCCCGCTGAGAGGCATGGGGATTGACTTCTCACCTATTGTCATTATTCTGGCGATTATTTTCCTGCAGAGTTTTCTCGTCAAAAGCATGATTGAACTGGCTGTATACTTCAGGTAA
- the pabB gene encoding aminodeoxychorismate synthase component I produces the protein MENSLKFNHIIPEITNSVIIHDAVYRQWLCFREPQQVIEVSCIEEVVPKVSLIESMVHHHGFHAAGFISYEAAPAFDHAFRTRPPSSFPLLWFGLYPKPDVIELPSPYTARANASFQWVPSISQRAYDQAISQIKTFIADGETYQVNYTFRLRGPFTGDPWEFFLTLIQAQQADYAAYIDTGRYIVCSASPELFFQLNGRQLLARPMKGTAARGRTLDEDNAIARWLNHSEKNRAENVMIVDMIRNDMGRIADIGSVRATRLFDIERYPTLWQMTSTVTATTDASLCNIMAALFPCASITGAPKPRTMQIIADLETTPRSIYTGCIGFMAPGRISQFNVAIRTVLIDRDTGDAEYGVGGGILWESESGDEYMECKIKTRVLGVRRPHFSLLETMLWTPDDGYFLLHDHLRRLSDSAAYFSIAFDLEQVREKLAELAASHSDSPHKVRLLVAQDGEVSGRSSPLNGSNEPRPVRLGLASAPVDSSNPFLYHKTTNRQVYDDARNACSECDDVILWNEKGEITESCVGNIVVLLDGKMVTPNVSCGLLPGTFRARLIDDGKIAEGILKVEDLTRSKHIFVINSVRKWRKAVLKSN, from the coding sequence ATGGAAAATTCATTAAAATTCAATCATATAATTCCTGAGATAACAAATTCCGTTATCATTCATGATGCTGTATACAGGCAGTGGTTGTGTTTCCGGGAGCCTCAGCAGGTAATTGAAGTAAGCTGTATTGAAGAAGTCGTCCCCAAGGTGAGTTTGATTGAGTCGATGGTGCATCATCATGGGTTCCACGCGGCCGGTTTCATCAGCTATGAAGCAGCACCGGCTTTTGACCATGCCTTCCGTACACGGCCGCCATCATCGTTTCCGCTTCTCTGGTTTGGCCTTTATCCAAAGCCTGATGTGATTGAGCTTCCATCACCGTATACTGCCCGGGCTAACGCTTCGTTCCAATGGGTTCCATCGATCAGCCAGAGAGCATATGATCAGGCAATCTCTCAGATAAAAACATTCATCGCCGATGGCGAAACGTACCAGGTGAATTATACGTTTCGCCTGCGCGGGCCGTTCACAGGCGACCCATGGGAATTCTTTCTGACTCTTATCCAGGCGCAACAGGCAGATTATGCTGCGTATATTGACACAGGACGGTATATTGTCTGCTCCGCTTCGCCGGAATTATTCTTTCAACTAAATGGCCGCCAACTGCTGGCACGACCGATGAAAGGTACGGCAGCGCGCGGCCGTACCCTGGACGAAGACAACGCCATAGCTCGATGGCTGAATCATTCAGAGAAAAACAGGGCAGAAAACGTCATGATCGTTGACATGATACGGAATGATATGGGTCGCATCGCGGATATCGGCAGCGTACGTGCAACCAGACTCTTTGACATCGAAAGATACCCGACGCTCTGGCAGATGACATCAACCGTCACTGCAACGACAGATGCTTCTCTTTGTAACATCATGGCAGCTCTCTTTCCCTGCGCTTCCATTACCGGTGCACCAAAGCCGCGTACCATGCAGATCATCGCCGATTTGGAGACGACGCCACGAAGCATTTATACCGGTTGCATCGGCTTCATGGCCCCCGGGAGAATTTCGCAATTCAATGTGGCCATCCGCACCGTACTCATTGATAGGGATACTGGTGATGCGGAGTATGGTGTCGGCGGCGGAATTCTGTGGGAGTCAGAAAGTGGAGACGAATACATGGAATGTAAGATCAAAACGCGTGTGTTAGGAGTAAGGCGGCCCCATTTTTCACTTCTGGAAACAATGCTGTGGACGCCGGATGATGGGTACTTTCTGCTCCATGATCATTTACGGCGCTTAAGCGATTCTGCTGCCTATTTTAGTATTGCTTTTGACCTTGAGCAGGTTCGGGAAAAACTGGCGGAACTGGCAGCCTCGCATTCGGATAGTCCGCATAAGGTACGGCTCTTAGTGGCGCAGGATGGCGAGGTCTCCGGCCGGTCGTCACCGCTCAACGGCAGCAACGAACCCCGGCCGGTGCGACTTGGGCTGGCGTCAGCGCCAGTTGATTCTTCCAACCCCTTTCTGTATCATAAGACGACCAATCGTCAGGTATATGATGATGCCCGGAATGCCTGCTCCGAATGCGACGATGTTATTTTATGGAACGAGAAAGGTGAAATTACGGAATCGTGTGTCGGAAACATCGTCGTTCTCCTTGATGGTAAAATGGTCACACCAAATGTCTCGTGCGGATTATTACCGGGAACCTTTCGCGCCCGGCTCATCGATGACGGCAAAATTGCAGAGGGCATTTTGAAGGTTGAAGATCTGACAAGAAGCAAGCATATATTTGTAATCAATTCGGTGCGCAAGTGGCGCAAGGCTGTCCTCAAAAGTAACTAA
- a CDS encoding alpha/beta hydrolase, which produces MIVFHEIDSVNIACWVNNPNFNEERKSLVFIHGSGADHKIWIGQYAKLKDDFNIVCVDLPGHGLSEGQGEKDVSQYVKWVRKLLDSLALKKPVLIGHSLGAAISLVFAIKYGGVLSGIVPVGGGVKMPVNEMILMGLKTDPDFAIELTTKFAVSKENRERLSHTLIEGLSRVRPDVLYGDFFACNRLDITDRVSQIGIPALVMCGVHDKMTPPVMSQFLKDNISGAQLSLVENAGHMVMLENAEAFNRILREFVESLPSI; this is translated from the coding sequence ATGATAGTCTTTCATGAAATAGATAGTGTAAATATCGCCTGCTGGGTAAACAACCCGAACTTTAACGAGGAAAGAAAAAGTCTCGTCTTCATTCATGGGTCAGGTGCAGACCACAAGATCTGGATAGGGCAGTATGCAAAATTGAAAGACGATTTTAATATTGTTTGCGTTGATTTACCCGGTCATGGACTGTCCGAAGGCCAGGGTGAAAAAGATGTTTCACAGTATGTTAAATGGGTAAGAAAGCTCCTTGATTCTCTCGCTTTGAAGAAACCGGTTTTAATCGGTCATTCCCTGGGTGCAGCTATAAGCCTGGTATTTGCCATAAAATATGGAGGGGTGCTTTCCGGCATTGTTCCCGTGGGCGGAGGAGTTAAAATGCCGGTCAATGAAATGATTCTCATGGGTCTGAAAACGGATCCCGATTTCGCTATAGAGTTAACTACCAAGTTTGCTGTTTCCAAGGAAAACCGAGAACGCTTGTCGCATACTTTGATTGAGGGTCTGTCACGTGTCAGGCCCGACGTCCTCTATGGTGATTTTTTTGCCTGTAACAGACTCGATATCACAGATCGGGTTTCACAGATCGGGATACCTGCCCTTGTCATGTGTGGCGTTCATGATAAGATGACCCCACCGGTGATGTCACAATTCCTTAAGGATAACATTTCCGGTGCGCAGCTGTCTCTGGTTGAAAACGCGGGGCACATGGTGATGCTGGAAAATGCAGAGGCCTTCAACAGGATACTGAGAGAGTTTGTTGAATCTCTACCGTCAATCTAA
- the proC gene encoding pyrroline-5-carboxylate reductase yields MLKGKKIGFIGGGKMGSALINGILSRDLLPAGNITVSDAVKERLEDIKKTCGVRVSEDNKKTAKGADIIILAVKPQNMAEVLEEISGILDKNKLIISIAAGISTQYIEGYIKKGARVIRVMPNTPALIGEGATAITRGSQATDEDFTVTRYIFEAVGITVSVKEDLMDAVTGLSGSGPAYGFVIIDALADAGVNMGISRDIALKLAAQTLLGAAKLCLKGDKHPAELKDMVTSPGGTTIAGLKAMEEGKLRATLMAAVEAATLRAKELGKKK; encoded by the coding sequence ATGTTGAAGGGAAAAAAGATTGGTTTTATTGGTGGAGGCAAAATGGGCAGTGCCCTAATCAACGGTATTTTATCCCGCGACTTACTACCCGCAGGAAATATCACTGTGTCTGATGCAGTAAAAGAGCGGCTGGAAGACATTAAAAAAACATGCGGAGTTCGTGTAAGCGAAGATAATAAAAAAACTGCAAAGGGTGCAGATATCATTATCCTGGCTGTGAAACCTCAAAACATGGCAGAGGTGCTGGAAGAGATATCCGGGATCCTTGATAAGAATAAACTCATCATATCCATTGCAGCGGGCATTTCCACACAGTACATAGAAGGATATATCAAGAAGGGCGCTCGCGTCATCAGGGTTATGCCGAATACTCCCGCACTGATCGGTGAAGGAGCTACAGCCATTACCAGGGGTTCACAGGCAACTGATGAAGATTTTACGGTTACCCGTTATATTTTTGAAGCCGTTGGAATTACCGTTTCCGTTAAAGAAGACCTCATGGATGCAGTAACGGGCTTGAGCGGGAGCGGCCCCGCATATGGCTTTGTAATAATTGACGCACTTGCCGATGCCGGCGTCAACATGGGGATCAGCAGGGACATTGCCTTGAAACTTGCGGCACAAACCCTTCTGGGCGCAGCGAAACTCTGCCTTAAGGGTGACAAACACCCTGCAGAGCTGAAAGATATGGTTACTTCTCCCGGAGGAACAACCATAGCCGGATTGAAGGCCATGGAAGAGGGAAAACTGCGGGCCACCCTGATGGCGGCTGTCGAGGCAGCTACCCTGCGGGCAAAGGAACTGGGCAAGAAAAAATAA
- a CDS encoding Rne/Rng family ribonuclease yields MKRAMLINAVHPEQKRMAIVDDGKLVEYNIQMAVKEPITGNIYKGIVMKVERGLQAAFVNYGGKRDGFLPLHDVSSEYFTEHSEKGGSPASQKTALKAGQGVLVQVVREESERKGALLTTYISLPGRYLVLLPNKQSSGVSRKIDDEEDRKRLKKLMEQIKIDDGVGFIIRTAGMNRTKQELSRDYQLLSRLWKEIQKRAQTVSSQALIYQESDFGVCSLRDYYTSEIEEILIDDVETYRKMREYSKAVLPRILKMIKFYKEKTPLFDKYRLEDQIRVIYQDRVELKSGGSIIINPTEAMITIDVNSGRASNKRNVEETAFRTNLEAAEEIARQLRLRDLGGLLVIDFIDMRDRKNEAEVEKAFKKALNVDRARIQMSRISKFGILELSRQKKQSTIQEISYTVCPYCKGRGARPSLEYTALGAFRKIESQVVKGDYSVLKLKLPYEIADFLLNRKRNEISKLESAHGVSINISGSADTQWDEVKIESVSKDVVEEAPPEEESRLEEEMDKKEEEIAELFETPSIAAEAGESPQKTDELSETSPQPIKKKPRRRSRHRKKKTNEKSVEPNSLPPSERSDDITTYKRIEQSRDGAAPALVSPNVTGENEKDLLSRLRKVFEQLEE; encoded by the coding sequence ATGAAGAGAGCAATGTTAATCAATGCTGTTCATCCGGAACAGAAGCGAATGGCCATAGTAGATGACGGTAAACTGGTTGAATACAACATACAAATGGCCGTCAAAGAACCAATAACGGGTAACATTTATAAGGGCATCGTTATGAAGGTAGAGCGTGGTCTCCAGGCAGCCTTTGTAAATTACGGAGGCAAGAGGGATGGATTTCTCCCCCTGCACGATGTCAGTTCGGAATATTTTACAGAGCACAGTGAAAAGGGAGGTAGTCCGGCGAGTCAGAAAACTGCTCTGAAAGCCGGCCAGGGGGTGTTGGTTCAGGTGGTAAGGGAAGAAAGTGAACGTAAGGGGGCTCTTCTTACGACCTATATATCGCTACCGGGACGATACTTGGTCTTACTGCCGAACAAACAAAGCAGCGGTGTTTCGCGAAAAATAGACGATGAAGAAGATCGCAAGCGGCTTAAAAAATTAATGGAGCAAATCAAGATTGACGACGGGGTTGGTTTTATAATCCGAACTGCAGGCATGAACAGAACGAAGCAGGAACTCTCCCGGGATTATCAACTCCTGTCAAGGTTATGGAAGGAGATTCAGAAGAGAGCGCAGACCGTTTCTTCACAGGCACTCATTTATCAGGAAAGTGATTTTGGTGTGTGTTCTCTTCGTGACTACTATACATCGGAAATCGAAGAGATCCTTATAGATGACGTCGAAACATATAGAAAAATGAGAGAATACTCCAAAGCTGTTCTCCCAAGGATTCTAAAAATGATCAAATTCTATAAGGAAAAGACCCCTCTCTTTGATAAATATCGACTTGAAGATCAGATTCGTGTCATTTACCAGGATCGGGTAGAATTGAAATCCGGAGGATCCATCATTATAAATCCTACAGAAGCCATGATTACGATTGATGTTAATTCGGGCCGGGCTTCGAACAAAAGAAATGTTGAAGAAACCGCCTTCAGAACTAACCTTGAAGCGGCAGAGGAGATAGCGAGGCAGCTTCGCCTGAGAGACCTGGGTGGACTGCTCGTCATTGACTTCATCGATATGCGTGATCGAAAAAATGAAGCCGAAGTGGAAAAGGCTTTCAAAAAGGCCCTTAATGTCGACAGGGCGAGGATACAGATGTCGCGCATATCCAAGTTCGGAATTCTTGAACTCTCGAGACAGAAAAAACAATCGACCATTCAAGAGATCAGTTATACCGTCTGTCCTTACTGTAAGGGACGCGGTGCGAGGCCGTCCCTGGAATACACGGCGCTGGGCGCCTTTAGAAAAATTGAATCTCAGGTAGTCAAGGGAGATTATTCTGTTCTTAAATTAAAACTGCCATACGAAATCGCCGACTTCCTTCTGAACCGAAAGAGAAACGAAATCAGTAAACTTGAAAGCGCCCATGGCGTGTCCATTAATATTTCCGGAAGTGCTGACACGCAATGGGATGAAGTGAAAATCGAATCCGTCAGTAAGGATGTTGTTGAGGAAGCTCCTCCTGAGGAGGAAAGCCGCCTGGAAGAGGAAATGGATAAAAAAGAAGAAGAAATCGCCGAACTCTTTGAAACTCCATCAATTGCCGCTGAGGCCGGTGAGTCACCACAAAAGACTGATGAACTGAGTGAGACAAGCCCGCAGCCAATTAAAAAGAAACCCAGACGGAGATCGAGACACAGAAAAAAGAAGACGAATGAGAAATCCGTTGAACCGAATTCTCTGCCCCCTTCTGAGCGAAGTGATGATATTACCACGTATAAGAGGATAGAACAGTCCCGTGACGGCGCAGCCCCTGCGCTGGTGTCGCCGAATGTAACAGGGGAGAATGAAAAAGATCTCTTAAGCAGGCTCCGTAAGGTTTTTGAACAACTGGAGGAGTAG
- a CDS encoding L-threonylcarbamoyladenylate synthase, with the protein MYLSINSQNPQMRLIRKAVDVLQDGGVIIYPTDTVYGLGCSLFNKKGIDKIYEIKRRSRKQPLSFVCANLKDISRYARVSDFAYKTMKRLLPGPYTFILEASRLVPKIILPKRLTTGIRVPDNQICLSLVGELGQPIISTSVSTEDGDVFSNPSEIKDKFGHCVDLIIDGGILVSEPSSIVSLVDDTIEIIREGKGDVSTLI; encoded by the coding sequence ATGTATCTGTCCATTAACAGTCAAAATCCCCAGATGCGGTTGATAAGAAAGGCCGTTGATGTCTTGCAGGACGGGGGAGTCATCATCTATCCCACCGATACGGTCTACGGGCTGGGATGCAGCCTTTTTAACAAAAAAGGGATCGATAAGATTTATGAGATAAAAAGGAGAAGCAGGAAACAACCGTTAAGTTTTGTTTGCGCCAATCTTAAGGATATTAGCCGTTACGCCCGGGTGTCGGATTTTGCGTATAAGACCATGAAACGCCTCTTGCCGGGACCGTACACGTTTATCCTGGAGGCTTCGCGGCTTGTTCCGAAGATTATTCTCCCCAAAAGACTAACCACAGGGATCAGAGTGCCTGATAATCAAATATGTCTTTCCCTCGTCGGTGAACTGGGACAACCCATTATCAGCACCAGTGTATCAACTGAAGATGGTGACGTATTCAGCAATCCATCTGAAATAAAGGATAAATTCGGCCACTGTGTAGATTTAATCATAGATGGAGGCATTCTGGTTTCCGAGCCATCAAGTATTGTCAGTCTTGTTGATGACACAATAGAGATTATCAGGGAAGGGAAGGGCGATGTGTCCACTCTTATATAA